A genome region from Synchiropus splendidus isolate RoL2022-P1 chromosome 5, RoL_Sspl_1.0, whole genome shotgun sequence includes the following:
- the LOC128759315 gene encoding carbonic anhydrase 4-like, whose amino-acid sequence MKGILASLALCALISSAICATGNWCYIGSGCNDTTWPTLFPQYCNGSRQSPINIISGSAKFDANLTNFTFTNYDSATKMKTIKNTGKTIKVTLDSGVKISEGGLSTDYDTLQFHLHWGNGTTSPGSEHTVDGKRFAMEMHLVHSKATYNGNTTLAVADSEGLAALGFFIEASTGNDTDSPASWEKLTSFLTNVVNAGSEHDISSSQISLDDLLGSVDRTKYYRYLGSLTTPACNEAVVWTVFKESIKISSNLIDKFGTIPLTGNSTSEAIVEAYRNVQPAQTVTQSGSSRNAASAAFLAFMALLLLQL is encoded by the exons ATGAAGGGGATCCTTGCTTCACTGGCTCTCTGCGCCCTCATCTCCAGTGCCATCTGTGCTACTGGGA ACTGGTGTTACATAGGCTCCGGTTGCA atgacaccacgTGGCCGACGCTGTTTCCCCAGTATTGCAATGGCTCTCGGCAGTCACCCATCAATATCATCTCTGGATCTGCCAAGTTTGATGCCAACCTGAccaacttcaccttcaccaacTATGACAGTGCAACAAAAATGAAGACTATAAAGAATACCGGAAAGACAA TTAAAGTGACTTTAGACAGCGGCGTCAAGATTTCAGAAGGCGGACTGTCTACAGATTACGACACCCTGCAGTTCCACTTGCACTGGGGAAACGGAACCACGAGCCCTGGTTCCGAACACACTGTAGATGGCAAACGATTTGCCATGGAG ATGCACCTTGTCCATTCCAAGGCAACCTACAATGGAAATACCACTCTCGCTGTTGCTGACTCTGAAGGACTTGCAGCTCTTGGTTTCTTCATTGAG GCATCGACTGGAAATGACACAGATTCACCTGCGAGCTGGGAGAAGCTGACCTCCTTCCTGACAAATGTTGTTAATGCAG GATCTGAGCACGACATAAGTTCCTCCCAAATTTCGCTGGATGATCTGCTGGGCAGCGTGGATCGCACAAAATACTATCGCTACCTGGGTTCTCTGACCACGCCTGCCTGTAACGAAGCTGTGGTTTGGACCGTGTTCAAGGAGTCAATCAAAATAAGCAGCAACCTG ATTGACAAATTTGGAACAATTCCTCTGACTGGAAACAGCACTTCTGAAGCCATAGTGGAAGCCTACAGAAACGTTCAGCCCGCTCAGACGGTCACACAGtcaggcagcagcagaaatgCAGCTTCCGCCGCTTTCCTGGCCTTCATGGCTCTGCTACTGCTTCAGCTATGA